One window of the bacterium genome contains the following:
- a CDS encoding transposase has translation RMQASGVRLARSTLTHLIHRMADLLQPIYEAQLFSVVSGRVVAMDETPIRTGRKRKGTMKTGYFWPIYGDRDEVVFPFSDSRSGAFIKKSLGEFCGVLLTDGYQAYEKYAAQINGVVHAQCWSHTRRHFLKAENIEPELTARALEQIRRLYEEEGKISARQLDANKCLELRAKHCKPIVDGFFEWTKTTLEQNALLPSNPFTSAAGYALAREEA, from the coding sequence ACGGATGCAAGCCTCGGGAGTTCGGCTGGCCCGTTCGACGCTGACCCATCTCATTCACCGCATGGCCGACTTGTTGCAGCCGATCTACGAGGCGCAGCTTTTCTCGGTGGTCAGCGGCCGTGTCGTAGCGATGGACGAGACACCGATCCGGACCGGCCGCAAACGGAAAGGCACAATGAAGACCGGCTACTTCTGGCCGATCTACGGTGATCGCGACGAAGTGGTGTTTCCATTTTCGGACTCTCGATCCGGCGCGTTCATCAAGAAGTCGCTTGGCGAATTCTGCGGCGTACTGCTCACCGATGGATACCAGGCCTACGAGAAGTACGCGGCTCAGATCAACGGCGTCGTCCACGCCCAGTGCTGGTCGCATACGCGACGGCATTTTCTGAAGGCAGAAAACATCGAGCCCGAGCTGACAGCAAGAGCGCTGGAGCAGATCCGCAGGCTCTACGAAGAAGAAGGCAAGATCAGTGCGCGACAGCTCGACGCGAATAAATGTCTCGAGCTACGAGCCAAGCACTGCAAACCGATCGTCGACGGGTTCTTCGAATGGACAAAGACGACGCTCGAGCAGAATGCGTTGCTGCCGTCGAATCCGTTCACCTCGGCGGCCGGCTATGCGCTGGCCCGCGAAGAGGC